The DNA region tttaaaaaaggcACATCAAGCCAATCCAATTCCCAATCCTAACACATCTAATGAAGAAGCTGAGCCCACTCGTGCTTTctgcaatcaatcaatcaattacCGGCAGCAGCCAAGTTAGACCACTTCAGCGCCAAGCATTTGCAGTAACAGCGACGTCGATGTACAACAAAGCTGGCCTTTTCTGCTGCTCAGGTGTAAACAGAGCATAGCAGAGTCTGAACTGGAACCCCACGCAAAATTAAAAGTGGGGCGCTCTGTTTCCGGCCGGCCCGCAAGGGAAAAAGGCAGCTCCAAGGAGACGTTGACGACCGACCATGAGGCAAAAGGTGCATCTCGTTCCTTTCTCTCTCGATCACGTCTCGATGATGCCTTGGTGATGCCAAAATTGTGGAAAATTTAGGGGAAATTTCTCGTCCAGAAATGCTCGATCGCTTTTGTTTCTACAGTCTGACGAGAAAACTACTGCTCTCTCTTGCGATAGAAGCCCCTGCAATTTACTGAAACTTTTCTCGAATTCTTACGTAAAGCACACAAGAAAGTGAGaaagaaaagaggaaaaaaaaattaaagtcccATCGTTATTCGATACTTTTGCCGCAGTTCTTAATCAGTCACGTGAAAGAAATCACAGCCGTACACATTGTCGCCCACGCGTCGTCGATGGGGACGACGGGCGGCCGAGATCGGGCGAAGTCGCATCGGACATTGTTGTCGTTCCCGTGGGGACCATTGACTTGGCAGTACGTGGAAAATACGTTTGTACGGTCATCCCTCATCAACACCGATCTCGAACCATTAACAAGACTTTCTTTTTTTATATATCAAACATATGAAATACCATTTGATGGAACACACTTTCAGTACACTACTACTGATAATGGCTCTGTTTTTCCGTTaggaaaaattaaagaaaataaaaataaaaagtttcAAAGAGAAATGAAAAAGATGATTATTAATTGCGCTTCACGAACAAAAACAATTTCATCCACATGATCTAGTTCACAAGATAGGATTGCTGACGCCATCCGGGATTTGGAAGTGGAACAGGTTGCTGCAGTAGCTCTCCATCTCGTCCTCCGCGCTGCTGTTGACGTACGTCGTCGTCGACTGCGAGTTAAGCGGCGTCAGGCTCGACGACGCCGGCGTCGACCAGTAGCTCTGCGGGTTTCCGTCGTTGGCGCCGTAGACGTTCGAGGCGTTGACCAAGTGCGTCAATGACGATGAGTGATCGGGCATAATCAGATTATTCTCGATGCTCTGCGGGATCACATCGCCGGCTTGCCATGGGCTCGAGTTAGACCCCGCCTGGAGCTGGTGCGCATTGCTGCACTGCGTCCATTGAGCCTCATCGAAGCTCTGTTGAGGCGGGATTAATTGATCGAGCAGTTGCTGCTGGTCCGGGGGTGTAATTCCTTGATCGCTGAGCATGGGGTTGGGATTCTGATACTGTGACAGTATGAGATTTGTGGTCATCAGGAGTAAGTCGCCGTCGAGGCCAGCCAACAGCCTCGAGAAGTCGAGCTGCAATGGCGACATCGCCTCCGGCGTCGGGTTGCAGAAAGGGGGTGCGAGGAGCGAGGAGAGGTCGAGGAGATCGAGCCGAGGAGAATGAGTCACCGGGTCGATGCCCATCCTCAGCAGCCTCTTCCTGATGTGCGTGTTCCAGTAGTTCTTGATCTCGTTGTCTGTTCTTCCCGGCAAACGAGCAGCGATTGCAGACCATCTGAAGAAAAGAGAAGTCAGAATCAATTACGATAACCATTTCCTTCCTTTAAATTTCAGAGTCGACTCTTACTTGTTGCCTAGCATGCTGTGCAGCTGGATGATGGTCTCTTCCTCTTCAAACGAGAACCTTCCTCGCTTGATGTCCGGCCGGAGGTAGTTCGTCCACCGGAGCCGGCAACTCTTGCCACACCTCGCGAGCCCTGTAAATCAATCAACAGCCCATAAATCAATAATTTATCAATCACTATACGATTCTCATGCTTCGAGCAGTAACTAATATACCAGCTTTCTTAGGAAGAGTCCTCCAGTTTCCTTGGCCGTGCTTCTGTATGCAGACAACGAGCTTTTGGTCCTCTTCCGGAGTCCACGGGCCTTTCTTCAGGTCATCTCTGTCGCAGCAAGGTGTTCTCCCCATCTCAAAA from Zingiber officinale cultivar Zhangliang chromosome 4B, Zo_v1.1, whole genome shotgun sequence includes:
- the LOC121975723 gene encoding transcription factor MYB41-like, with amino-acid sequence MGRTPCCDRDDLKKGPWTPEEDQKLVVCIQKHGQGNWRTLPKKAGLARCGKSCRLRWTNYLRPDIKRGRFSFEEEETIIQLHSMLGNKWSAIAARLPGRTDNEIKNYWNTHIRKRLLRMGIDPVTHSPRLDLLDLSSLLAPPFCNPTPEAMSPLQLDFSRLLAGLDGDLLLMTTNLILSQYQNPNPMLSDQGITPPDQQQLLDQLIPPQQSFDEAQWTQCSNAHQLQAGSNSSPWQAGDVIPQSIENNLIMPDHSSSLTHLVNASNVYGANDGNPQSYWSTPASSSLTPLNSQSTTTYVNSSAEDEMESYCSNLFHFQIPDGVSNPIL